From one Anoplolepis gracilipes chromosome 10, ASM4749672v1, whole genome shotgun sequence genomic stretch:
- the LOC140670198 gene encoding uncharacterized protein, translating into MYRDSCWFDVNQDTSKMKKQNRSLVIISIITYAILHSGETLKCYSCNSIDDANCANGPHSDIKVEECESLTTTSPTKTTSTETTPTKTTSTETTPTETTPSETTPTETTPSETTPTEATPSETTPTETTPTETTPTETTPTDTTPTETTPTETTPSETTPTETTPTETTPTETTPSETTPTETTSSETTPTETTPTETTPTETTPTETTPTETTPSETTPTETTSSETTPTETTPTETTPTETTPTETTSTETTPTKTTSSETTSSETTSTETTPTETTSSEITPTETTSSETTPSETTSAETTPTKTNSSSLSQMTIKKFDNNSAMLNKKLNNNAKDHYRLRRSILPNVQADTEKEEIWNCAVIERQYFNKTVVERGCVSPSYECSEEEKCTIKLKCNSDYCNSANTVSINMITLSWVVLSWAAVFIHTESYQLLNLIL; encoded by the exons ATGTACCGTGACAGTTGTTGGTTCGACGTAAATCAAGACAcatcaaaaatgaaaaagcaaAATCGTTCTTTAGTGatcatttctataattacatatgCTATTCTTCATTCAG GGGAAACATTGAAATGTTATTCATGTAACTCAATAGACGATGCCAATTGTGCGAATGGACCACACTCCGACATAAAAGTTGAAGAATGTGAATCTTTGACAACCACATCGCCAACTAAAACAACCTCGACCGAGACAACCCCGACCAAAACAACTTCGACCGAGACAACCCCGACCGAGACAACCCCATCCGAAACAACCCCGACCGAGACAACCCCATCCGAAACAACCCCGACCGAGGCAACCCCGTCCGAGACAACTCCAACCGAGACAACTCCAACCGAGACAACTCCGACCGAGACAACTCCGACCGACACAACTCCGACCGAAACCACCCCGACCGAGACTACCCCATCCGAAACAACCCCGACCGAGACAACCCCGACCGAGACAACCCCGACCGAGACTACCCCATCCGAAACAACCCCGACCGAGACTACCTCATCCGAAACAACCCCGACCGAGACAACCCCGACCGAGACAACCCCGACCGAGACAACCCCGACCGAGACAACCCCGACCGAGACTACCCCATCCGAAACAACCCCGACCGAGACTACCTCATCCGAAACAACCCCGACCGAGACAACCCCGACCGAGACAACCCCAACCGAGACAACCCCGACCGAGACAACCTCGACCGAGACAACCCCGACCAAGACAACCTCGTCCGAGACAACCTCGTCCGAGACAACCTCGACCGAGACAACCCCAACCGAGACAACCTCGTCCGAGATAACCCCGACCGAGACAACCTCGTCCGAGACAACCCCATCCGAGACAACCTCGGCCGAGACAACCCCGACCAAGACAAACTCTTCCTCACTTAGCCAAATGACAATCAAAAAGTTTGACAATAATTCGGCGATGTTAAATaagaaactaaataataatgcaaaag atCACTACAGATTACGTAGAAGTATTCTTCCTAATGTTCAAGCAGACACCGAAAAGGAAGAAATATGGAATTGCGCCGTAATTGAACGTC aatattttaacaagACTGTAGTCGAACGTGGATGCGTTTCTCCTTCCTATGAATGTTCCGAAGAAGAGAAgtgtacaattaaattaaaatgtaattcagATTATTGTAATAGTGCTAATACGGTATCAATTAATATGATAACCTTGTCATGGGTGGTGCTTTCATGGGCAGCTGTATTTATTCACACAGAGTCTTATCAATTGttaaacttaatattataa